GTCGATCAGTGAGTATACCATTTCCCGTTGCTCCTGCTTCTGCTGCTTCCATGTCTCTTTGTCAAAAGGTCGATCGTTTCGGGGGGCAGGTGCTTCTTTTTCCTGCCGGAAAAGATCATCGAAACTGCTCATAGCGTCTTACCTCTCTTTTGGTTTTTTGGATTTGGACTTTGATTTCTGCCTGTTTGATTTAGCTGTCTGTTTTGTAGTTTTCTGCATTTCTTTAGCAGGCTCGCGCTTGGCTTCCGCCTGCTCCCTTTGAGCCTCCCGGATTTCTTTCAATTCCTGACGGACGGATTTCCGTTCCGGCTCAACTGTACCCTCGGCGGTTTTCCCGCTGTGCTCTGAGGTAGGCTCGGACGGAAGGGGTTTCTCCGCCGTCGCCGTCGTAGGGTTTTGGTTGTCAGGCTGTTTGGTGGCAGGCTCCGGCTGTGTGGGTTTTGCCATGAGTTCGTCCAGAAAAGCATCCGTGCTTTTTTCGGCGGGCGTTCCCATTATGGGAGGCGCTTTTTCGTCCGGGCCTTTTTTATCCGGTGCAATTTTCTTTTGCTTGGCCGCCCTGGATTTTTCGATCTCGCTTTTGATGCTTGCGGTGTCCACGGTAGCCAGCTTGAAACGTTCCACGATGCGGTTGATTTTGGAGGCGTCTTCGGCCCGTACCATGATGTCGCACATCTCGTCCAGATTCTTTTTGTCCCGCAGGGCGCAGTATAAAATGCCGTAGCGTCTGGCTTCCTGGGTAAATTTCTGCAAGTCCTCGTTTCTGACTGTAAAGACTTTCAGTTCCTTGCCGCTGCGCAAAAGCGTTTCAAGACGGGTTTTACCTCTAGTTTTCTTCTGATCTCTCAACACAGCGTACAGGTAGGTGGCAAGGTTTTTCGCGCCCTCGCCGGAAATTCTGGCTAGTACCTCAATTCCTTTAAAGGTCATATTGACGATCTGATCCGCTGCGTCGGCTCCGTTGTTCATAGGTCTTTTCCTCCTTCCTTTGCTGGATTTCCTCCTGCTTAATCCGGGAAAGCTTTTTCTGCATCTCCCCAGAACGGGACAGGATGTCCGCACAGAGCTTTACTTCCTTACGGAGCAGGCTGATTTGTTGGGAAAGCCCGGCAATCTGCCCCTTGTATGCCGAAACTTGCTTATCGTTCTTGCACCGGCGTATCCGGTTGTAAAGAGCTTTGCGGGAGTCAAACAAAGTAGTCATTTCCTGCTGTAATCCCTGCTTAAAAGTGAGAAGCTGCTCTTTGCTCGAAATATGGCGGGCGCAGAGTAGCTTTGTTTGGGCGGTAAGTTCCTTCATGTGCCGGAGATCCTCGCGCAATAAAAAATGCGTCCTTTTGCTGGACGCGGATTTTTTTGGCAAAATGCCCATTTTATAGAGGTAGTGAAGGTAAAGTGCCTGCATACCGGTAAGCTTTTTTGTGGTTTTCAAGTTCTTACTACCCCGTATGGCATAACGTTTTCGCTTTAGCTCCGGAAATAAATGTGGCCGTTTCGGAGCGCGGTTTCGAAGAATCCGCTGCTTAATAGCTTCCTCGGCATAATCGTCGCCCAAAGTTTTCAACCGAACAAAACGTTCTTTTCCCGGGGGACGCACCGCCATATATTTTACACCCGTTTTTACCTCGTAGCCCTGTTGACGCAGGGTGACAATAAATTGCGTGAAGGTAATGGATGCGGCAACGGCTTTGTCCACATCCTTGCGGATGAGGCCCCGCCAGGTGGGTTTTCCTTCCTGTTCGGACTGCCACTCGGCGTGGTGCTTGGATTTGCCCCACTGCGGGTTTTCGATGACGGACAGGGCGTATTCCCGACACAGCCGGTCAGAAGTCTCCCGCATGAGGGCATAGGTAGCGTTGTTGTCGTAGTACCGCTTGCCGTCCACGAAGGATACGGAGTTGAGAACAAAATGATTATGAAGGTGATGTTTGTCAATATGGGTGGAAACCACCACCTCAAAGCGGTCACCCCAAAGTTCTTTTGCCAGCTTTACACCGATGTGATGGGCGGCTTCGGGAGTAGCTTCTCCCGGCATAAAGGATTGATAGCCGTGGAAGGCAAGGATGCCGTCGGTTTTTTGGAATTGCAGCTTTGTCTGGGTCATCTGCTCACAGGCAATAACCGGATCACAATTGATGCCGGTTACGTAAAACTGTTTTTCAGTCTTATCGTCCTTTACGGTATATTCCAGAACGTTGCGAAGCCCCTGGAAATCCGGATTTGAGAAATTGAGGTTCTCTGTTTTTTGGGGATTGACGACATAGTCGATTACCCGATCAAGGCGGTCTTTTACATCCCATATTGCTGTGGTCGCCATCTTCATTTCTCCTTTCCGGCGACGTGACCGCCGCCTGGATGTCCAGTACGGTCTTTCTCAGCAGGGTGGCTTCATATTGGAATAGAGTCCGGTCAATGTGCCCCGTGGCATTGGCCTTGGCCGTGATTTGGTTTAAGTTGACGCCAATGACGCGAAGCTCGCGCATCATGGCGTAGTAATCGGGTGGAGGAAGTTCTTTGGGTACATAACCGTTAATGAGAGTACGGATAAAGGTTTCCTGGGACAGACCCGATTTCTTTACCTGCTTGGCAAGGTTCTGCCGTTCTTTGGTGTCCAGTCGCACAAGAATTGGAATATTGCGTTTTCTCATCGCGCCTGCTCCTTAGGCTTAGACTGGGAGAGTTCCTTTTCCTTTTGCATGGCAATCCGCGCAGCCTGATTGAGGATGGCGGGATGTTCATATAAGTTTAGGGCGAAAATACGCAGAGGCTCTTTTTCTTCCGCAGATGCCGGTTGGATTTCCGGATAGCGGTTCGCCCAAGCTTTGACTTTACTGGAGTAACGTTTGTCCCAAGGAGCTTCCCGGATAGTGTTGGATAGCAAAAGGGACACATTCTCCAAGCCATGCGTCCCAATAAGCTGTTCCATAAACTTCTTTAATGTGTTGCTATTGTACGCCTGCGATAAGGCACAGTCATCCATCATGGCTTTTTTACAGTCCCGCAATTTGTAGTAGTATTCATTACGCCATTGGTCTATAGTGTCATGATTTCCCATTCATTTCCTCCCTTTCGTATTACTTATAAAAATGCATAAAGGCGGAGCCAATGGCATCGCCTAAAAATAATCATTCATTTATAATCAAAAGGCCGCGGTACGAGGAGTGTCACCACTCAGCGTACGGCGGACCGGTCCCCACGAGCGCTTTGATGTGCCATCATTCATGATTCAGTGCATGGGTACATGAAAGCGGGAGTAAGACGGAATAGGAATACCTATGAGACCTGTATTTTTTGGGGTTTTAGGGGGGCATCCCCCTAACAAGCGAATTTGGCTAGCCAAATTCAGTGCTTGCTGCAACACAAGACATCAGTCTTGTGTTGTAAAAAAGTCACGATTGGTCTCAATAGATACCTGCCGAAAGAAAAGTCTGCCAGTCATCGTTCGCACTCGCAACCCCAAAATATTTATTGCAAATACTAATTATAAGAAGGAAATAAAAACCTGGTTAACATATTTGTCAATCAGGTATTTGTAAGCGTAATTGTCTTATTTTTAAGGTTATGCTTGTGTGCTTAATACGCGTCCATCAACAGGAATTCCGCAAGATGCTTGTGCTTAACGCCCTCCACGTTGTCATTCCAAAAATCATCCATTGTAACGACGTATTTCGGATAATGGTCTTTGATAGCCAGTAACGGAGCAAACTCGCGGTTAATGGTTTCCTGGGCGACAGCAGGTGTATAGGATACTTGAACGTAAACTTTTTCATTTTTTCTCTCGGCAATGAAGTCAACCTCTTTGGTATCGAGCTTTCCTACAAAAACACGGTAGCCCCTTCGCTCAAGCTCCAGCATAACGATGTTTTCCAGTATCCCGGCAATCAGCCTGTCTTTGTAGCCCATGACTGCATAGGCCAAGGACTGATCCCCGATATAATATTTTTCGTTGGTTTGTAGAATCTCTTTGCCCTTGATGTCATAACGGGGAATCTTTCTGATTATATAGGCGCTTTCGAGGGCGCTTAAATAGTTGTAGACGGTATTTAAGTCAATCTTACGTTGCTGGCTCTTAAAATAGTCGGCTACATTTTTTGCGGAAAAGGTATTGCCGATGTTGTCAAACACAAACTTGACCACCCGCTCCAAAAGTTCGATATTGCGGATGTTATGCCGCTGTACGGTGTCGCGGAGAATAGCCGAGGAATAGATGTCGTTCACAATACGGTAAGCCGTATCTTCTTCGTAATCACCGATGTGGACGGCGGGGAACCCGCCAAGACGGATATAGTCCCTGACTTCTTTCCGAATATTAACCGGCTTCGCGCCCGTACGCACTTCTTTAAACAGCAGATATTCCGTGAAAGAGAGGGTGTTGATTTTAATCTCGATATAACGGCCTGCGATGTAGGTCGCAAGTTCGGATGACAGCAGACGCGAATTTGAGCCTGTGATATACAAGTCGGAGTTAGCGCCTGTCAGCAGAGAGTTGACCGCTTTCTCCCAGCGCTTGACTTCTTGGATCTCATCTAAAAGGATATAATATCGGCCTTCACCAGTCATGCGCGCTTTCACATAACTGTGCAGCTTCTCCGCCGTATTCAGGTCGGAGAAATCAAGG
This genomic stretch from Dehalobacter restrictus DSM 9455 harbors:
- a CDS encoding relaxase/mobilization nuclease domain-containing protein, yielding MATTAIWDVKDRLDRVIDYVVNPQKTENLNFSNPDFQGLRNVLEYTVKDDKTEKQFYVTGINCDPVIACEQMTQTKLQFQKTDGILAFHGYQSFMPGEATPEAAHHIGVKLAKELWGDRFEVVVSTHIDKHHLHNHFVLNSVSFVDGKRYYDNNATYALMRETSDRLCREYALSVIENPQWGKSKHHAEWQSEQEGKPTWRGLIRKDVDKAVAASITFTQFIVTLRQQGYEVKTGVKYMAVRPPGKERFVRLKTLGDDYAEEAIKQRILRNRAPKRPHLFPELKRKRYAIRGSKNLKTTKKLTGMQALYLHYLYKMGILPKKSASSKRTHFLLREDLRHMKELTAQTKLLCARHISSKEQLLTFKQGLQQEMTTLFDSRKALYNRIRRCKNDKQVSAYKGQIAGLSQQISLLRKEVKLCADILSRSGEMQKKLSRIKQEEIQQRKEEKTYEQRSRRSGSDRQYDL
- a CDS encoding DUF3849 domain-containing protein; the encoded protein is MGNHDTIDQWRNEYYYKLRDCKKAMMDDCALSQAYNSNTLKKFMEQLIGTHGLENVSLLLSNTIREAPWDKRYSSKVKAWANRYPEIQPASAEEKEPLRIFALNLYEHPAILNQAARIAMQKEKELSQSKPKEQAR
- a CDS encoding plasmid mobilization protein, giving the protein MRKRNIPILVRLDTKERQNLAKQVKKSGLSQETFIRTLINGYVPKELPPPDYYAMMRELRVIGVNLNQITAKANATGHIDRTLFQYEATLLRKTVLDIQAAVTSPERRNEDGDHSNMGCKRPP
- a CDS encoding PcfB family protein; amino-acid sequence: MNNGADAADQIVNMTFKGIEVLARISGEGAKNLATYLYAVLRDQKKTRGKTRLETLLRSGKELKVFTVRNEDLQKFTQEARRYGILYCALRDKKNLDEMCDIMVRAEDASKINRIVERFKLATVDTASIKSEIEKSRAAKQKKIAPDKKGPDEKAPPIMGTPAEKSTDAFLDELMAKPTQPEPATKQPDNQNPTTATAEKPLPSEPTSEHSGKTAEGTVEPERKSVRQELKEIREAQREQAEAKREPAKEMQKTTKQTAKSNRQKSKSKSKKPKER
- a CDS encoding ATP-binding protein, whose amino-acid sequence is MIQRDLYMKQIRPFIGKPFVKVLTGIRRCGKSSILMMLRDELQSKNGVAPENILYINFENLDFSDLNTAEKLHSYVKARMTGEGRYYILLDEIQEVKRWEKAVNSLLTGANSDLYITGSNSRLLSSELATYIAGRYIEIKINTLSFTEYLLFKEVRTGAKPVNIRKEVRDYIRLGGFPAVHIGDYEEDTAYRIVNDIYSSAILRDTVQRHNIRNIELLERVVKFVFDNIGNTFSAKNVADYFKSQQRKIDLNTVYNYLSALESAYIIRKIPRYDIKGKEILQTNEKYYIGDQSLAYAVMGYKDRLIAGILENIVMLELERRGYRVFVGKLDTKEVDFIAERKNEKVYVQVSYTPAVAQETINREFAPLLAIKDHYPKYVVTMDDFWNDNVEGVKHKHLAEFLLMDAY